In Stutzerimonas stutzeri, a genomic segment contains:
- a CDS encoding alanine/glycine:cation symporter family protein, giving the protein MLDLLNDLIWSKLLIVMLIGLGLFFTIASRFVQFRYFGSMFQIFGEAFKRQPGQLSSFQALMLSVAGRVGAGNIAGVSVAIMLGGPGAIFWMWIVALVGMATSYFECSLAQLYKRREPDGSYRGGPAFYIEHGLGQRWLGIVVSLLLLVTFGFGFNAVQSYTVASSMNDTFGVPTFVSGIVLMVVIGLIIFGGIKRIAKFADVLVPIMAFSYIAMAIFVIGSNAGDIPEAFGTIFRSAFGLEPAFAGGIGAAIIMGVKRGLFSNEAGLGSAPNVAAVAEVKHPVAQGIVQSLSVFIDTIVLCSCTALIIILSGVFEPGSEMAGVVLTQSAVAAVVGEWGRVFISVALLLFVFTTLIYNYYLGENALGFFTEKRWPVQVYRVMVIGLVMWGSIQDLGTVFGFADVTMGLLAICNLIALALLFKVGLRLMRDYDSQRDAGVESPVFDRKNFADLDLDPNVWPAGIGSDTPLKNATAASQAPQH; this is encoded by the coding sequence ATGCTCGATCTTCTCAACGATCTCATCTGGAGCAAGCTGCTCATCGTGATGCTGATAGGCCTCGGCCTGTTCTTCACCATCGCCTCGCGCTTCGTCCAGTTTCGCTACTTCGGCAGCATGTTTCAGATCTTCGGCGAAGCCTTCAAACGCCAGCCGGGCCAGCTCAGTTCTTTCCAGGCGTTGATGCTCAGCGTCGCCGGCCGCGTCGGTGCCGGCAACATCGCCGGTGTCTCGGTCGCCATCATGCTCGGCGGCCCTGGCGCGATCTTCTGGATGTGGATCGTGGCCCTGGTCGGCATGGCCACCAGCTATTTCGAATGCTCCCTGGCGCAGCTGTACAAGCGCCGCGAACCCGACGGTAGCTATCGCGGCGGCCCGGCGTTCTACATAGAGCACGGTCTCGGTCAGCGCTGGCTGGGCATCGTGGTCTCGTTGCTGTTGCTGGTGACCTTTGGCTTCGGCTTCAACGCCGTGCAGTCCTATACCGTGGCCAGCTCGATGAACGACACCTTCGGCGTGCCGACCTTCGTCAGCGGCATCGTGTTGATGGTGGTGATCGGCCTGATCATCTTCGGCGGCATCAAGCGCATCGCCAAGTTCGCCGACGTGCTGGTGCCGATCATGGCGTTCTCCTACATTGCGATGGCGATCTTCGTGATCGGCAGCAACGCGGGCGACATTCCGGAAGCCTTCGGCACCATCTTCCGCAGCGCCTTCGGCCTTGAACCGGCGTTTGCCGGCGGCATCGGCGCGGCGATCATCATGGGCGTCAAGCGCGGTCTGTTCTCTAACGAAGCCGGCCTGGGTAGCGCGCCGAACGTGGCGGCAGTCGCCGAGGTCAAGCACCCGGTGGCGCAGGGCATCGTGCAGTCGCTGAGTGTGTTCATCGACACCATCGTGCTGTGCAGCTGCACGGCGCTGATCATCATCCTCTCCGGCGTGTTCGAGCCGGGCAGCGAGATGGCCGGTGTGGTCCTGACGCAATCGGCCGTCGCTGCGGTCGTTGGCGAATGGGGCCGGGTGTTCATCAGCGTGGCGCTGCTGCTGTTCGTGTTCACCACCCTGATCTACAACTACTACCTCGGCGAGAATGCGCTGGGCTTCTTCACCGAGAAACGCTGGCCGGTGCAGGTGTACCGGGTCATGGTGATCGGCTTGGTGATGTGGGGCTCGATCCAGGATCTGGGCACGGTGTTCGGCTTTGCCGACGTCACCATGGGTCTGCTGGCGATCTGCAACCTGATCGCCCTGGCCCTGCTGTTCAAGGTTGGTCTGCGCCTGATGCGCGACTACGACAGCCAGCGTGATGCGGGCGTGGAGTCGCCGGTGTTTGATCGGAAGAACTTCGCCGATCTGGACCTGGACCCAAATGTCTGGCCAGCCGGGATTGGCAGTGATACGCCGCTCAAGAATGCGACCGCAGCCAGCCAGGCACCTCAGCACTGA
- a CDS encoding aspartate ammonia-lyase, producing the protein MSSAASFRLEKDLLGSLEVPADAYYGIQTLRAVRNFHLSGVPLSHFPKLVVALAMVKQAAADANRELGHLSDAKHIAITQACAHLIRGEHHEQFVVDMIQGGAGTSTNMNANEVIANLALEYMGHAKGEYRQLHPNNDVNMAQSTNDAYPTAIRLGLLLGHDTLLASLDSLVGAFAGKGEEFAHVLKMGRTQLQDAVPMTLGQEFRAFATTLGEDLEHLRLIAPQLLVEVNLGGTAIGTGINADPNYQALAVQRLATISGHPLKPAADLIEATSDMGAFVTFSSMLKRLAVKLSKICNDLRLLSSGPRTGINEINLPPRQPGSSIMPGKVNPVIPEAVNQVAFEVIGNDLALTMAAEAGQLQLNVMEPLIAFKLFDSIRLLQRAMDMLREHCIVGITANEDRCRQLMENSIGLITALNPYIGYENATRIAGQALLSGRGVLELVREEQLLDDATLDDILRPENMIAPRLVPLKA; encoded by the coding sequence ATGTCCTCCGCTGCATCCTTCCGCCTCGAAAAAGACCTGCTTGGCTCCCTCGAAGTACCCGCCGACGCCTATTACGGCATCCAGACCCTGCGCGCCGTGCGCAACTTCCACCTGTCCGGTGTGCCGCTGTCGCACTTCCCAAAATTGGTAGTGGCGCTGGCCATGGTCAAGCAGGCAGCGGCGGACGCTAACCGCGAGCTGGGCCATCTCAGCGATGCCAAACACATAGCCATTACCCAAGCTTGCGCGCACCTGATCCGCGGCGAGCATCACGAGCAATTCGTCGTCGACATGATCCAGGGCGGCGCCGGCACCTCGACCAACATGAACGCCAACGAGGTGATCGCCAACCTGGCGCTGGAATACATGGGCCACGCCAAGGGCGAGTATCGCCAGCTGCATCCGAACAACGACGTGAACATGGCGCAGTCGACCAATGACGCTTATCCGACCGCCATCCGCCTGGGCTTGCTGCTGGGTCACGACACCCTGCTGGCCAGCCTCGACAGCCTGGTCGGGGCTTTCGCCGGCAAAGGCGAGGAATTCGCCCACGTCCTCAAGATGGGCCGTACCCAGCTGCAGGACGCCGTGCCCATGACCCTCGGCCAGGAATTCCGGGCCTTCGCCACTACGCTTGGTGAAGACCTCGAGCATTTGCGCCTGATCGCGCCGCAGCTGCTGGTCGAAGTGAACCTCGGCGGCACCGCCATCGGCACTGGCATCAACGCCGACCCGAACTATCAGGCCCTGGCCGTCCAGCGCCTGGCGACCATCAGTGGGCATCCGCTGAAACCGGCCGCCGACCTCATCGAAGCCACCTCGGACATGGGCGCCTTCGTCACCTTTTCCAGCATGCTCAAGCGTCTGGCGGTCAAGCTGTCGAAGATCTGCAACGACCTGCGGTTGCTCTCCAGCGGCCCGCGCACCGGCATCAATGAGATCAACCTGCCGCCGCGCCAGCCGGGCAGCTCGATCATGCCGGGCAAGGTCAATCCGGTGATCCCCGAGGCGGTCAACCAGGTCGCGTTCGAAGTGATCGGCAATGACCTGGCGCTAACCATGGCTGCCGAAGCCGGGCAGTTGCAGCTCAACGTCATGGAGCCGCTGATCGCCTTCAAGCTGTTCGACTCGATCCGCTTGCTGCAGCGCGCCATGGACATGTTGCGTGAGCACTGCATCGTCGGCATCACCGCCAACGAGGACCGCTGCCGGCAGCTGATGGAAAACTCCATCGGCCTGATCACCGCGCTGAATCCCTATATCGGCTACGAGAACGCCACGCGCATCGCCGGCCAGGCGCTGCTCAGCGGTCGCGGCGTGCTGGAACTGGTGCGCGAAGAACAGCTGCTGGACGACGCCACCCTCGACGACATCCTGCGCCCGGAAAACATGATCGCGCCGCGACTGGTGCCACTGAAAGCCTGA
- a CDS encoding ATP-binding protein, with protein MVKRAPESDRWSSVVSLKTPVGIRQWIWRAFVQSALIPLVLVEVVLIAVYLLTNTAIRDAQIEHLRETALAELQTAVDREARIISQQLEQVANATALFRNFALHALEDGSPVAPAPLKLAENGVRYSPLDEGGAASFYSAATAPEQQDLEKVARLHRLDPLMKELHAGNPLIASLYFNSWDSYNHIYPWFNTAQQYPPDMDIPRYNFYYLANSWQNPARRVVWTDVYLDPAGHGWMMSAIAPVYRGDFLEGVSGIDITVSGILQQIARLRVPWNGYAMLVSRDLNIMALPEAGERQFGLAELTEHSYDEAIRREIFKPEEFRLGRHPGTEELARTIVAQADGVQRLSLDDGQQLVAWATVGPTGWHLLAVVDEAAVFSQTTTLASHYRQIGYLLIAGLLLFYLLFFAYMWLRARRLSQALLAPIASVSQMMGQIGLGQWRPEPAASDIRELDDLAQHTQAIGGQLELSEAQRTQAQRRVELVLESSTESLWEIDMRSAMLQLRGRLPDRFGLPASKLGNEQFLQRIHPRDLPRVHAEVARMRTGDATRYECEFRFADALGEYHWLLSRGRVLERDPQTGEATLLAGTHVDIDAIKRVEEDLRHATQLAQAANEAKTHLMSSISHELRTPLNAILGFAQLMRMDCSPETDPEAADYLDEILLASRHLNQLLADILDWSSLQAERPRLELKRVEVGALMRECAELVALDVQRHGLQLALELPTAPIEVLAEPRRLRQVLLNLLSNAIKYNNPSGQIRLGIETVAGQVRLLVEDTGLGIDEALQAQLFEPFQRLGRENSNIQGAGIGLSLSLEYAKLMSGSIGVKSKLGAGSLFWIALPVLVPEPVLPAHERPRIVYVEDDPASQLLVRKALADIGEISVIDNGRTALKHVLADPPELLLLELNLPELKGAELLALLRQTPATRGLPVIVLSASDEPGNVIDCQARLAKPLDLDELRRQVRACLQALDLSPD; from the coding sequence ATGGTCAAACGGGCGCCTGAGTCGGATCGCTGGAGCAGCGTAGTGTCGTTGAAAACCCCTGTCGGGATACGTCAATGGATTTGGCGCGCTTTCGTTCAGAGCGCGCTGATTCCGCTAGTGCTAGTCGAAGTGGTGTTGATCGCGGTGTACCTGCTGACCAACACCGCCATTCGCGATGCGCAGATCGAGCATCTGCGCGAGACGGCGCTTGCCGAGCTGCAGACGGCAGTCGACCGTGAGGCGCGGATCATCAGCCAGCAGCTGGAACAGGTGGCGAATGCCACCGCCTTGTTCCGCAATTTCGCCCTCCATGCGCTGGAAGATGGCAGCCCGGTGGCGCCCGCACCGCTGAAGCTTGCCGAGAATGGCGTTCGTTATAGTCCGCTCGATGAGGGCGGCGCGGCCAGCTTCTACTCCGCCGCCACTGCGCCCGAGCAGCAGGATCTGGAAAAGGTGGCGCGCTTGCACCGACTCGATCCGCTGATGAAAGAGCTGCATGCAGGCAACCCGCTGATCGCCAGCCTCTATTTCAACAGCTGGGACAGCTATAACCATATCTATCCCTGGTTCAACACCGCGCAGCAGTATCCGCCGGACATGGACATCCCCCGCTACAACTTCTATTACCTGGCCAACTCCTGGCAAAACCCGGCGCGGCGGGTGGTCTGGACCGACGTCTATCTGGATCCGGCCGGGCATGGATGGATGATGTCGGCCATCGCACCGGTGTATCGAGGCGATTTCCTGGAAGGGGTCAGCGGCATCGACATCACCGTCAGCGGCATCCTGCAACAGATCGCGAGGTTGCGCGTGCCTTGGAATGGCTACGCCATGCTAGTCAGCCGCGACCTCAACATCATGGCCTTGCCCGAAGCGGGCGAGCGCCAGTTCGGCCTCGCGGAGCTGACCGAGCACTCCTATGACGAAGCGATTCGGCGAGAGATCTTCAAGCCTGAGGAATTCCGTCTCGGGCGTCATCCGGGCACCGAAGAGCTGGCCAGGACCATCGTCGCGCAGGCCGACGGTGTGCAGCGCTTGAGCCTTGATGACGGCCAACAACTGGTGGCCTGGGCTACGGTGGGGCCGACCGGCTGGCACCTGCTGGCGGTGGTGGACGAGGCCGCGGTGTTCAGCCAGACCACGACCCTGGCCAGCCACTATCGGCAAATCGGCTACCTGCTGATTGCCGGCCTGTTGCTGTTCTATCTACTGTTCTTCGCTTATATGTGGTTGCGTGCGCGGCGGCTCAGCCAGGCGCTGCTCGCACCCATTGCCAGCGTCTCGCAGATGATGGGACAGATCGGCCTGGGGCAGTGGCGGCCGGAGCCGGCCGCCTCCGACATTCGTGAACTCGACGACCTGGCGCAACACACCCAGGCCATCGGTGGCCAGCTGGAGCTCAGCGAGGCGCAGCGGACGCAGGCGCAGAGACGTGTCGAACTGGTGCTCGAGAGTTCCACCGAAAGCCTCTGGGAAATCGACATGCGCAGCGCCATGCTGCAACTGCGGGGGCGCCTCCCGGACCGCTTCGGCTTACCTGCGTCGAAACTTGGCAATGAACAGTTTTTGCAGCGCATCCATCCGCGCGATCTGCCACGCGTGCATGCAGAGGTGGCGCGCATGCGGACGGGAGATGCCACACGCTATGAGTGCGAGTTCCGCTTTGCCGACGCGCTCGGCGAATATCACTGGCTGCTGAGTCGCGGCCGCGTGCTCGAGCGCGACCCGCAGACCGGCGAGGCCACGCTCTTGGCCGGCACCCATGTCGATATCGATGCGATCAAGCGAGTCGAAGAGGATCTGCGTCACGCCACTCAACTGGCCCAGGCGGCCAACGAGGCCAAGACCCACCTGATGTCGAGCATCAGTCATGAGCTGCGAACGCCGTTGAATGCCATCCTCGGCTTCGCCCAGCTGATGCGCATGGACTGTTCGCCTGAAACCGATCCAGAGGCGGCCGACTACCTCGATGAAATCCTGCTGGCCAGCCGTCACCTGAATCAGCTCCTCGCTGACATTCTCGACTGGTCGAGCCTGCAGGCCGAGCGGCCACGGCTGGAGCTCAAGCGGGTCGAGGTCGGCGCACTGATGCGTGAATGCGCCGAGTTGGTCGCGCTCGATGTGCAGCGCCATGGCCTGCAGTTGGCGCTCGAACTGCCGACGGCACCCATCGAGGTGCTGGCCGAGCCGAGACGGCTGCGTCAGGTACTGCTCAACCTGCTGTCCAACGCGATCAAGTACAACAACCCATCCGGTCAGATACGCCTGGGCATCGAAACGGTCGCCGGGCAGGTGAGGCTGTTGGTCGAGGACACAGGACTGGGCATTGACGAGGCATTGCAGGCACAGCTGTTCGAGCCGTTCCAGCGTCTGGGTCGTGAAAATTCGAATATCCAGGGCGCTGGCATCGGCCTGTCCCTGAGCCTCGAATACGCCAAGTTGATGAGCGGCAGTATTGGCGTGAAGAGCAAGTTGGGCGCCGGTAGCCTGTTTTGGATTGCACTGCCGGTTCTCGTGCCGGAGCCTGTCCTGCCGGCCCACGAGCGGCCGAGAATCGTCTACGTGGAAGACGATCCGGCCAGCCAGCTGTTGGTGCGCAAGGCGTTGGCCGACATCGGCGAGATCAGCGTGATCGATAACGGCCGGACGGCACTCAAGCATGTGCTCGCCGATCCGCCGGAATTGTTGCTATTGGAACTCAATTTGCCCGAGCTTAAGGGCGCCGAATTGCTGGCGCTGCTGCGCCAGACGCCGGCTACACGGGGTTTGCCGGTCATCGTGCTGAGCGCCTCCGACGAGCCAGGTAATGTGATCGACTGTCAGGCTCGCCTGGCCAAGCCGCTGGACCTCGACGAGCTACGCCGGCAGGTCCGCGCCTGTTTGCAGGCGCTGGACCTCAGCCCGGACTGA
- the cysQ gene encoding 3'(2'),5'-bisphosphate nucleotidase CysQ has product MSHPYLARVIDLVRDAGQAILPHWRNDVRVHEKADASPVTAADLAAHHLLADGLRALDPSIPVLSEEDCNLSLAERAGWTRWWLVDPLDGTKEFIAGSEEFTVNVALIEQGRVLFGVVGIPANGRCYYGGAEFGAWRAEADGAAQPLQVRHEPAEGFTVVASRRHSSPAQEHLLDGLRQRFGELVLASVGSSLKFCLLAEGAADCYPRLAPTSQWDTAAAQGVLEGAGGEVLDIGGATLTYEARESYLNPSFLALPRGVAWRAGLIELANR; this is encoded by the coding sequence ATGAGCCATCCGTATCTGGCCAGGGTCATCGACCTTGTGCGCGACGCCGGGCAGGCGATCCTGCCGCACTGGCGCAACGACGTGCGGGTGCACGAGAAGGCAGACGCCTCGCCGGTGACGGCGGCCGATCTGGCGGCCCATCATCTGTTGGCCGACGGTCTGCGTGCGCTGGATCCGAGCATCCCGGTGCTGTCCGAGGAAGATTGCAACCTGAGCCTGGCCGAACGCGCTGGCTGGACCCGCTGGTGGCTGGTCGATCCGCTGGACGGAACCAAAGAATTCATCGCCGGCAGCGAGGAGTTCACCGTCAACGTGGCGCTGATCGAGCAGGGGCGGGTGTTGTTCGGCGTGGTGGGCATTCCAGCCAATGGCCGATGCTATTACGGCGGTGCCGAATTCGGTGCCTGGCGTGCCGAAGCCGATGGCGCGGCGCAGCCGTTGCAGGTGCGTCACGAACCGGCCGAAGGGTTCACCGTGGTCGCCAGCCGTCGCCATTCGAGTCCGGCGCAGGAACATTTGCTGGACGGGCTGCGCCAACGCTTCGGCGAGCTGGTGCTGGCCAGCGTCGGCAGCTCATTGAAGTTCTGCCTGCTGGCCGAGGGCGCCGCCGACTGCTATCCACGCCTGGCGCCCACTTCGCAGTGGGACACCGCCGCTGCCCAGGGGGTACTCGAGGGCGCAGGGGGGGAGGTACTGGATATTGGCGGCGCTACGTTGACGTACGAGGCGCGTGAAAGCTATCTCAACCCTTCCTTCCTGGCGTTGCCGCGCGGTGTGGCGTGGCGTGCGGGGCTGATCGAGCTGGCGAACCGCTGA
- a CDS encoding helix-turn-helix domain-containing protein translates to MQDHLGANLKLLCSHYRSIAEVCRKLSINRAQFNKYLNGQSRPTAHNLKRICDFFGVEGYELSLPGEQFAQLIGLRRNDQERIAASDPLLELFQPMRDNANSLSRYCGYYFEYANCMSVPGQILLSLVHLREDRGSFVFERQERQEQSRPDNPKQEDGVVRCRYLGAAFYLQDRLFLIDYESLTDNEMSQTILIPSFKSRISRLNGLKTGVSSGDRRTPACTRVVWEYLGTEINRVNAYRQVMLYGLDDPRIDPEIRERLASAQMRDGLFEIE, encoded by the coding sequence ATGCAAGACCACCTCGGCGCCAATCTCAAGCTGCTCTGCAGCCATTACCGCTCGATTGCCGAGGTCTGTCGCAAGCTTTCGATCAACCGGGCGCAATTCAACAAGTACCTGAATGGCCAAAGCCGTCCGACTGCGCACAACCTCAAGCGCATCTGCGATTTCTTCGGGGTCGAGGGCTACGAACTGAGCTTGCCCGGTGAGCAGTTCGCACAGTTGATCGGTCTGCGGCGAAACGATCAGGAGCGCATTGCCGCCAGTGACCCACTGCTGGAACTGTTCCAGCCGATGCGCGACAACGCTAACAGCCTGTCCCGTTACTGCGGCTATTACTTCGAATACGCCAATTGCATGTCGGTGCCGGGGCAGATCCTGTTATCGCTGGTGCATTTGCGCGAGGACCGCGGCAGCTTTGTCTTCGAACGCCAGGAACGCCAGGAACAGTCGCGCCCCGATAATCCCAAACAGGAAGACGGAGTCGTGCGCTGCCGCTACCTGGGCGCCGCCTTCTATCTGCAGGATCGATTGTTTCTCATCGACTACGAGTCGCTGACAGACAATGAAATGAGCCAGACCATCCTGATTCCCAGCTTCAAGAGCCGTATCAGCCGCCTAAACGGCCTGAAGACCGGCGTCTCCAGCGGAGATCGACGCACGCCCGCCTGTACCCGCGTGGTCTGGGAATACCTCGGTACCGAGATTAACCGGGTCAATGCCTACCGGCAGGTGATGCTCTACGGACTGGACGATCCGCGGATCGATCCAGAAATCCGCGAGCGGTTGGCGTCGGCGCAAATGCGCGACGGTTTGTTCGAAATCGAATAG
- a CDS encoding LysR substrate-binding domain-containing protein produces MNIETKWLEDLVALAATRSFSQAAERRFVTQPAFSRRIRSLENTLGLTLVNRARTPVELTEAGQLFLVTARNMVEQLGEVVQYLHNLEGQRGEVLQIAAAHSLALGFFPGWLARLRLDGVPVNSRLVATNVGEAVHSLREGACDLILAYYDPDAALQMDPELFPSLALGRTEIVPVCAVDEVGRPLFDPDSGQTVPLLAYSAGASLGRSVNLLLRQRGLRSSTVYETAMADSLKSMAMQRLGLAWVPRLSVTAELERGELVICGGEHWRVPLEIRLYRCALVRKAPVRLLWRKLESGAGQAGDMAFED; encoded by the coding sequence ATGAACATCGAAACCAAGTGGCTGGAAGACCTGGTCGCTCTGGCGGCGACCCGCAGTTTCTCCCAAGCCGCCGAGCGACGCTTCGTCACTCAACCAGCGTTCAGCCGGCGCATTCGCAGCCTGGAGAACACCCTGGGCCTGACTCTGGTGAACCGCGCCCGGACGCCGGTGGAGCTCACCGAGGCGGGGCAACTGTTTTTGGTCACGGCGCGCAACATGGTCGAGCAGCTGGGCGAGGTGGTGCAATACCTGCACAACCTCGAGGGGCAGCGCGGCGAAGTGTTGCAAATCGCCGCTGCGCATTCGCTGGCGCTCGGTTTCTTTCCGGGTTGGTTGGCCCGGCTGCGTCTCGATGGTGTGCCGGTCAACAGCCGGCTGGTGGCAACCAACGTCGGCGAGGCGGTGCATTCCCTGCGCGAAGGTGCCTGCGACCTGATCCTCGCTTATTACGATCCGGATGCTGCGCTGCAGATGGATCCCGAGCTATTTCCGTCGCTGGCACTGGGGCGCACTGAAATCGTGCCGGTGTGCGCCGTCGACGAGGTGGGCAGACCGCTGTTCGATCCCGACAGCGGCCAGACCGTACCGCTGCTGGCCTACAGCGCCGGCGCCTCGCTGGGGCGATCGGTGAACCTCTTGCTGCGCCAGCGCGGCCTGCGCTCATCGACCGTGTACGAGACGGCGATGGCCGACAGTCTTAAAAGCATGGCGATGCAGCGGCTGGGCCTGGCCTGGGTGCCACGGCTCAGCGTGACTGCCGAGCTGGAGCGTGGCGAACTGGTGATCTGCGGCGGCGAGCACTGGCGGGTGCCGCTGGAAATTCGCCTGTATCGCTGTGCGCTGGTACGCAAGGCACCCGTACGACTGCTCTGGCGCAAGCTGGAAAGCGGCGCGGGTCAGGCTGGAGACATGGCGTTCGAAGATTGA
- a CDS encoding asparaginase, whose translation MPASRNVLVLYTGGTIGMQQSAEGLMPASGFASRLREQQDQQPQLTLPNWQFRELLPAIDSANMNQSNWLSMVEAIRAGVEQDGCDGVLVLHGTDTLAYSAAALSFLLLGLEVPVLLTGAMLPAGAPGSDAWSNLFGAMQTLQTGVEPGVFLYFSGKLMSGVRASKRGTATLDAFGVAPRLRQGERAQGIPTTLDYRQPRQPVSLAILPFYPGIEASQLRALLACAVRGVVLECYGSGTGPADDAELLAALKDAHERGVVLAAISQCPQGHVEFSIYAAGSKLAASGLISGGGMTREAALGKLFALLGAGLSQTETEHWFALDLCGERAD comes from the coding sequence ATGCCGGCTTCCAGAAATGTCCTGGTGCTGTACACCGGCGGCACCATCGGCATGCAACAGAGCGCTGAGGGTCTGATGCCTGCGTCCGGCTTCGCCAGCAGGCTACGCGAGCAGCAGGATCAGCAACCCCAGCTGACGCTACCCAATTGGCAATTCCGCGAGCTGCTGCCGGCAATCGATAGCGCCAACATGAACCAGAGCAACTGGCTGTCCATGGTCGAGGCCATTCGGGCCGGTGTCGAGCAGGACGGCTGCGATGGCGTGCTGGTGCTGCATGGCACCGATACCCTGGCTTACAGCGCCGCCGCCCTGAGCTTCCTGCTGCTCGGGCTAGAGGTGCCAGTGCTGTTGACCGGCGCCATGCTGCCAGCCGGTGCGCCTGGCAGCGATGCCTGGAGCAACCTGTTTGGCGCCATGCAGACGCTGCAGACCGGCGTCGAGCCTGGCGTATTCCTGTATTTCAGCGGCAAGCTGATGTCTGGCGTTCGGGCCAGCAAACGCGGTACTGCGACGCTGGACGCCTTCGGTGTCGCGCCTCGTCTGCGTCAGGGTGAACGTGCACAGGGCATCCCGACCACGCTCGACTATCGTCAACCGCGCCAGCCCGTCAGCCTTGCGATATTGCCGTTCTATCCGGGTATCGAGGCGTCACAGCTGCGCGCCCTGCTGGCCTGTGCCGTGCGGGGGGTGGTGCTCGAATGCTACGGCAGCGGGACGGGCCCGGCGGACGATGCCGAGCTGCTGGCGGCATTGAAGGACGCGCATGAGCGCGGCGTGGTCCTGGCGGCAATCAGCCAGTGCCCGCAGGGTCACGTCGAGTTCAGCATCTACGCTGCCGGCAGCAAGCTGGCGGCCAGCGGGCTGATCTCCGGCGGAGGCATGACCCGCGAAGCGGCGCTGGGCAAGCTGTTCGCCCTGCTCGGCGCGGGTTTGTCGCAGACCGAAACCGAACACTGGTTCGCCCTGGATCTTTGCGGCGAGCGTGCCGACTAG
- a CDS encoding substrate-binding periplasmic protein, with amino-acid sequence MRKLLTLTLLFSSLIAAPVAQADLPKGYEVVLQTENFPPFNMAEGGKNFAKEEHIRGISADTVREMFKRAGIAYSMTLRFPWDRIYQSTLDLPNHGLFSTSMTDERRSLFKWVGPIAQYESVLLSAPGSNLKLTSLAQAKGYRIGAYKSSAVSQRVEAQGLEPVNALRDQENLQKLLTGKIDLWATSDPVWRYYAKQEGVSGLNTVLVFNSAPLYLALNKDTPDEVITRLQNALEQMKTEGYGSCVKHPELC; translated from the coding sequence ATGCGCAAACTACTCACGCTTACCCTGTTGTTCAGCTCTCTCATTGCCGCGCCGGTCGCCCAGGCGGACCTCCCGAAGGGCTACGAAGTGGTCCTGCAGACCGAGAACTTCCCGCCCTTCAACATGGCCGAGGGCGGCAAGAACTTCGCCAAGGAAGAGCATATCCGTGGCATCAGCGCCGACACCGTGCGCGAGATGTTCAAGCGCGCCGGCATCGCCTATTCGATGACGCTGCGCTTCCCCTGGGATCGCATTTACCAATCGACCCTGGATCTGCCCAATCACGGCCTGTTCTCGACGTCGATGACCGATGAGCGCCGATCACTGTTCAAGTGGGTCGGCCCCATCGCGCAGTACGAAAGCGTCCTGCTCTCGGCGCCCGGTTCGAACCTCAAGCTGACCAGCCTCGCCCAGGCCAAGGGATACAGGATCGGTGCCTACAAGAGCAGCGCCGTGAGCCAGCGCGTCGAGGCTCAAGGTCTTGAACCGGTGAACGCGCTGCGCGATCAGGAAAATCTGCAGAAGTTACTTACCGGCAAGATCGACCTCTGGGCGACGTCCGACCCGGTATGGCGCTACTACGCCAAGCAGGAAGGCGTGAGCGGCCTGAACACGGTGCTGGTATTCAACTCGGCGCCGTTGTACCTGGCACTCAACAAGGACACGCCGGATGAAGTGATCACTCGCCTGCAAAACGCCTTGGAACAGATGAAGACTGAAGGCTATGGCAGCTGCGTCAAGCATCCTGAGCTCTGCTGA
- the nudE gene encoding ADP compounds hydrolase NudE produces the protein MRQKPTVLAREIVATSRLFRVEELQLRFSNGVERTYERLVGQGTGYGAVMIVALDADGRALLVEEYCGGTDTYELSLPKGLIEPGEDVLDAANRELKEEAGFGARRLELIAELSLSPGYMSQKIQVVLARDLYPEQLPGDEPEPMRVDRIDLRELSSLIQNPQFSEGRALAALYLSRDLLTERGEFAQ, from the coding sequence ATGCGCCAGAAACCTACTGTGCTTGCCCGTGAGATCGTTGCCACCAGCCGTCTGTTCCGTGTCGAGGAGCTGCAGCTGCGGTTTTCCAATGGTGTCGAGCGCACCTACGAGCGGCTGGTCGGCCAGGGCACCGGCTATGGTGCGGTGATGATCGTTGCGCTGGATGCCGACGGGCGGGCATTACTGGTCGAGGAATACTGCGGTGGCACCGACACCTATGAGCTGTCGCTGCCCAAAGGGCTGATCGAGCCGGGCGAAGACGTGCTCGATGCCGCCAACCGAGAGTTGAAGGAAGAGGCCGGTTTCGGTGCGCGCCGCCTGGAGTTGATCGCCGAGCTGTCCCTCTCGCCCGGTTACATGAGCCAGAAGATCCAGGTAGTACTGGCCCGCGATCTCTATCCCGAACAGCTGCCGGGCGACGAACCCGAGCCGATGCGCGTCGACCGGATCGATCTGCGCGAGTTGTCGAGCCTGATCCAGAATCCGCAGTTCAGTGAAGGTCGCGCCCTGGCGGCGCTGTATCTGTCGCGAGACCTGCTGACCGAGCGAGGGGAGTTTGCTCAATGA